In the Ursus arctos isolate Adak ecotype North America unplaced genomic scaffold, UrsArc2.0 scaffold_5, whole genome shotgun sequence genome, one interval contains:
- the LOC113261444 gene encoding olfactory receptor 2M4-like, with amino-acid sequence MMWRNQTFSSDFILLGIFNYSPTHIFLFSLVMGIFSVAFLGNTAMVLLIYLDTHLHISMYFLLSQLSLMDLMLICTTVPKMAFNYFSGSKSISLAGCGAQIFFCVSLLGAECFLLAVMAYDRYVAICHPLRYTILMNQKLCALMTVASWILGFLDGIIVLVAALSLSYCSSLEIHHFFCDVAALFPLSCTDTSAFERLLFICCVVMLILPVSVIIISYSYVLQAVICMSSTESRRKAFTTCSSHLSVVRLYYGAAMFMYMRPASNHTPDQDKIVSVFYTVLTPMLNPLIYSLRNKEVSRGLRKLLRKGKLV; translated from the coding sequence ATGATGTGGAGAAACCAGACATTCAGCTCTGACTTCATCCTGCTAGGAATCTTCAATTACAGCCCCACCCACATCTTCCTGTTCTCCCTGGTCATGGGCATCTTTTCAGTGGCATTCTTGGGAAACACTGCTATGGTTCTCCTCATCTACCTGGACACCCATCTCCACATCTCTATGTACTTCCTCCTCAGCCAACTCTCCCTCATGGACCTAATGCTCATCTGTACTACTGTACCCAAGATGGCCTTCAACTACTTCTCTGGCAGCAAGTCAATATCGCTGGCAGGTTGTGGAGCCCAGATATTCTTCTGTGTGTCCCTGCTTGGAGCTGAATGTTTCCTGTTGGCTGTCATGGCCTATGACCGTTATGTGGCTATATGCCACCCACTTCGATACACCATCCtcatgaatcagaaactctgtgcCCTCATGACTGTTGCTTCCTGGATCTTGGGCTTTCTTGATGGCATTATTGTACTTGTAGCAGCCCTGTCACTCTCTTATTGCAGCTCTCTGGAAATTCATCACTTTTTCTGTGATGTTGCTGCCCTTTTCCCTCTATCTTGCACAGACACCTCTGCTTTTGAGAGACTGCTCTTCATCTGCTGTGTGGTGATGCTAATATTACCAGTCTCCGTGATCATTATTTCCTATTCATATGTCCTTCAAGCTGTTATCTGCATGAGCTCTACAGAAAGTCGCCGCAAAGCCTTcaccacctgctcctcccacctgtCTGTGGTCAGACTCTACTATGGTGCAGCCATGTTCATGTACATGAGACCAGCTTCTAACCATACACCAGACCAGGACAAGATAGTATCTGTCTTCTACACCGTcctcacccccatgctgaaccctcTCATCTACAGTCTCCGCAATAAAGAGGTATCCAGGGGACTTCGGAAACTATTGAGGAAAGGAAAGTTAGTGTAA